The window GCGGGTCGAATCACCGTTGGACGAACAGCACGCCGTATTGATGCGTAAAGATCCACCGTTCGACATGGAATACATCAATACCACCTATCTGCTGGAACTGGCCGAACAGCGCGGTACCTTGGTGGTCAACAAGGCGCAAAGTCTACGCGACGCCAACGAAAAATTATTTATTACCCATTTCCCGCAATGTTGTGCGCCAACGTTGGTGACGGCCAGTCGCGAGCGTTTACGCGCATTCATTCACGAACAGCAGGATGTGGTGATCAAGCCGCTGGGATTGATGGGCGGCGCATCGATTTTTCGTGTGCGTCCCGATGATGGCAATCTCAGCGTGATTTTGGAAACCATGACGCAGTTCGATCAAGTGATGGTGATGGCGCAGCGCTATTTGCCGGAAATTCTGCAGGGCGATAAGCGCATTTTGCTGGTCGATGGTAAACCGGTGCCTTACGCGCTGGCGCGTATTCCCGCCAAGGGCGAATTGCGTGGCAACCTGGCGGCCGGTGGGCGTGGTGAAGGCGTGCCACTGACTACGCGTGATTACTGGTTGTGTGAACAGATCGCGCCAGAGTTGAAAAAACGCGGCCTGCTGTTTGTGGGGCTGGATGTGATCGGCGATTACGTCACCGAAATCAATGTGACCAGTCCGACCTGTATTCGTGAGTTGGATGCGCAGTATCAGCTCGACATCGCCGGTGATTTGATGGATGTGATTGCCGCGAGACTGGCAACGCAATGATGCGTGGCGCGCTGCTGTTCCTGGTGCTCTGGATGTTGTCAGGTTGTGGCGATGATGCGCCGCAGCGTGAAGAATTTTATGCCATGGGCACGGTGATCAATTTAAGTTTCTACGGCGTAACCCCTGAGCGTAGCAAGCAATTAAGCGAACAAGTGCAGCAGGAATTCAAACGTCTGCATGCGCAATGGCAGCCCTGGCAGAATGGTGAATTGGCCGATATCAATCGCGCCTTGGCAGCGGGTCAGGCCGCCAGCGTGTCGCCAGCGATTCAACAATTGATCGAGCAGTCGGCGGTTTTGTCTGATCGCAGTGATGGCTTGTTTAATCCGGCGATTGGCAGTCTGGTGAAGTTGTGGGGATTTCATCAAGACGTGCGAGGTGATGTTCCGCCGCCGTCGTTGGAATCCATACAGTTGCTGCTGCAGCAAAATCTGAGCATGCATCAACTGCATCTGCAGGGTGATCAGTTGCGCAGCGATAATCCAGCGCTGCAGCTGGACTTTGGTGGG of the Gammaproteobacteria bacterium genome contains:
- the gshB gene encoding glutathione synthase — encoded protein: RVESPLDEQHAVLMRKDPPFDMEYINTTYLLELAEQRGTLVVNKAQSLRDANEKLFITHFPQCCAPTLVTASRERLRAFIHEQQDVVIKPLGLMGGASIFRVRPDDGNLSVILETMTQFDQVMVMAQRYLPEILQGDKRILLVDGKPVPYALARIPAKGELRGNLAAGGRGEGVPLTTRDYWLCEQIAPELKKRGLLFVGLDVIGDYVTEINVTSPTCIRELDAQYQLDIAGDLMDVIAARLATQ
- a CDS encoding FAD:protein FMN transferase, yielding MMRGALLFLVLWMLSGCGDDAPQREEFYAMGTVINLSFYGVTPERSKQLSEQVQQEFKRLHAQWQPWQNGELADINRALAAGQAASVSPAIQQLIEQSAVLSDRSDGLFNPAIGSLVKLWGFHQDVRGDVPPPSLESIQLLLQQNLSMHQLHLQGDQLRSDNPALQLDFGGFAKGVAVDAAIAKLRAAGVKDAIVNAGGDLRAIGSKGKQAWTIGVRDPRSPGVLASIAVRGDESVVTSGDYERFFEYQGQRYHHILDPRSGYPAKGLTSVTVMYPQASVADAAATALLVAGPNDWLRIAKQLGLQQVMVIDSQGRIFLTPAMQSRVEFVNAKTAVTVVSL